A genome region from Bombus pyrosoma isolate SC7728 linkage group LG14, ASM1482585v1, whole genome shotgun sequence includes the following:
- the LOC122574608 gene encoding protein 5NUC-like isoform X1 has protein sequence MQPKREQPCDKMLVAWIMITTVLAFSSKVLGNPVPTEPQESEGLTLRIVHTNDMHSRFEQTSRLSSVCSKKEAEEKKCYGGFARIATLVRQARNSSVPCLFLNAGDTYQGSMWFSVYKWEIVAKFLNLLAPNVTSLGNHEFDDSVEGLIPFIQNASFPIVTSNLDLSKQPDLAATKLKNSTVLTVNGVKIGVIGYLTPDTKIIARTENVIFLDEVESIRREAKQLKSQGVNILIAVGHSGFEMDKKIGREVEDIDIVIGGHTNTFLYNGIQPDLEVPEGLYPTEVIQKSGRKVYVVQAYAYTKYLGNLTVTFDDKGEVTDINGNPVLVDSSIEQAKDILNELEQMRDAIDNISLRILGKTRVLLEGDSKVCRLRECNLGNLITDSMIDYNVGEYADQSNWTDAAIAIHNSGSIRSSITRGNEDKVTMGDVLSVLPFHNTILKASMTGELLLSVLEWSVYNLDKDNTANLFGAFLQVSGLQVVYDLTQPKNSRVVSVEVLCASCDVPTYNNLEKNRTYNVLLTDFLQSGGDGYSMLKDLKTTSLGVTTSNTLMMYLEKHSPVHPAVEWRITYLNNHSQAVCTTCSGTNSIYHSMGLTILLPIFSWLLAR, from the exons ATGCAGCCGAAGCGTGAACAGCCGTGTGACAAAATGCTCGTCGCTTGGATCATGATTACGACCGTTCTGGCGTTCTCCAGTAAAGTCCTCGGCAACCCTGTGCCTACGGAACCCCAGGAATCTGAGGGACTCACCCTTCGAATCGTTCACACCAATGATATGCATTCGAG ATTCGAGCAAACATCAAGATTATCAAGCGTTTGCTCGAAGAAAGAAGCAGAGGAGAAGAAATGCTATGGTGGATTCGCGAGAATAGCTACTCTGGTTCGACAAGCCAGAAACTCGTCGGTCCCATGTCTCTTCCTCAACGCTGGCGATACTTATCAAGGATCTATGTGGTTCAGCGTGTACAAGTGGGAAATTGTAGCCAAATTCTTGAATCTTCTAGCTCCAAATGTCACG AGTTTAGGAAACCACGAGTTCGACGATAGCGTGGAAGGTTTAATACCTTTCATCCAGAACGCCTCGTTTCCTATAGTCACTTCCAACCTGGACTTAAGCAAACAACCAGATCTGGCAGCCACAAAGTTAAAAAACAGTACAGTTTTAACCGTAAATGGAGTAAAAATCGGAGTAATCGGTTATCTAACACCAGATACCAAGATAATTGCCAGAACGGAAAACGTGATTTTCTTAGACGAAGTGGAGAGCATTCGTAGAGAAgcaaaacaattaaaaagcCAGGGTGTGAACATATTGATCGCTGTGGGACATTCTGGATTTGAGATGGACAAAAAGATTGGTCGAGAAGTGGAAGATATCGATATAGTGATCGGTGGACACACGAACACTTTCCTTTATAATGGCATCCAACCGGATTTGGAGGTACCAGAAGGTTTATATCCAACAGAAGTAATACAGAAAAGTGGAAGGAAGGTTTATGTGGTTCAAGCTTACGCTTATACTAAGTATCTCGGCAATCTTACGGTGACCTTCGATGATAAGGGAGAAGTGACTGATATTAATGGCAATCCTGTTCTTGTAGATAGCAGTATTGAACAG gcgaaagatattttaaacgaattagAACAGATGAGAGATGCTATCGATAATATTAGCCTAAGAATACTCGGAAAGACACGAGTCCTTCTCGAAGGAGATAGTAAAGTTTGTAGACTAAGAGAGTGTAACCTGGGCAATTTAATCACAGATAGCATGATTGATTACAATGTTGGTGAATATGCAGACCAATCCAATTGGACGGATGCTGCAATAGCTATTCATAATAGTGGCAGTATCAGAAGTTCTATCACAAGAGGCAATGAAGATAAAGTCACCATGGGTGATGTTCTTAGCGTGCTACCCTTTCATAACACTATCCTAAAAGCTTCAATGACTGGAGAATTGTTATTGTCTGTATTAGAATGGAGCGTTTACAATCTAGACAAGGATAATACTGCTAATCTCTTTGGAGCATTTTTGCAAGTTTCAGGACTTCaa GTGGTCTATGATTTAACTCAACCAAAAAATTCAAGAGTAGTTTCAGTAGAAGTATTGTGTGCATCCTGCGATGTTCCAACATATAACAATCTTGAAAAAAATCGAACTTATAATGTACTTCTGACCGACTTCTTGCAAAGTGGTGGTGATGGATATTCTATGCTAAAGGATCTCAAAACCACATCTCTTG GTGTCACTACATCAAATACATTAATGATGTATTTAGAAAAACATAGTCCTGTACATCCTGCTGTTGAATGGAGAATTACTTACCTCAATAATCATTCACAAGCAGTTTGTACCACTTGCAGTGGTACAAATAGTATATACCACTCAATGggattaacaattttattaccaaTATTCAGCTGGTTGCTAGCAAGATAG
- the LOC122574608 gene encoding protein 5NUC-like isoform X2, with the protein MDIIKGYVSYLYRRKKYRKRNAFEQTSRLSSVCSKKEAEEKKCYGGFARIATLVRQARNSSVPCLFLNAGDTYQGSMWFSVYKWEIVAKFLNLLAPNVTSLGNHEFDDSVEGLIPFIQNASFPIVTSNLDLSKQPDLAATKLKNSTVLTVNGVKIGVIGYLTPDTKIIARTENVIFLDEVESIRREAKQLKSQGVNILIAVGHSGFEMDKKIGREVEDIDIVIGGHTNTFLYNGIQPDLEVPEGLYPTEVIQKSGRKVYVVQAYAYTKYLGNLTVTFDDKGEVTDINGNPVLVDSSIEQAKDILNELEQMRDAIDNISLRILGKTRVLLEGDSKVCRLRECNLGNLITDSMIDYNVGEYADQSNWTDAAIAIHNSGSIRSSITRGNEDKVTMGDVLSVLPFHNTILKASMTGELLLSVLEWSVYNLDKDNTANLFGAFLQVSGLQVVYDLTQPKNSRVVSVEVLCASCDVPTYNNLEKNRTYNVLLTDFLQSGGDGYSMLKDLKTTSLGVTTSNTLMMYLEKHSPVHPAVEWRITYLNNHSQAVCTTCSGTNSIYHSMGLTILLPIFSWLLAR; encoded by the exons ATGGATATCATAAAAGGATACGTTTCGTATCTTTACAGGaggaagaaatatagaaaaagaaatgc ATTCGAGCAAACATCAAGATTATCAAGCGTTTGCTCGAAGAAAGAAGCAGAGGAGAAGAAATGCTATGGTGGATTCGCGAGAATAGCTACTCTGGTTCGACAAGCCAGAAACTCGTCGGTCCCATGTCTCTTCCTCAACGCTGGCGATACTTATCAAGGATCTATGTGGTTCAGCGTGTACAAGTGGGAAATTGTAGCCAAATTCTTGAATCTTCTAGCTCCAAATGTCACG AGTTTAGGAAACCACGAGTTCGACGATAGCGTGGAAGGTTTAATACCTTTCATCCAGAACGCCTCGTTTCCTATAGTCACTTCCAACCTGGACTTAAGCAAACAACCAGATCTGGCAGCCACAAAGTTAAAAAACAGTACAGTTTTAACCGTAAATGGAGTAAAAATCGGAGTAATCGGTTATCTAACACCAGATACCAAGATAATTGCCAGAACGGAAAACGTGATTTTCTTAGACGAAGTGGAGAGCATTCGTAGAGAAgcaaaacaattaaaaagcCAGGGTGTGAACATATTGATCGCTGTGGGACATTCTGGATTTGAGATGGACAAAAAGATTGGTCGAGAAGTGGAAGATATCGATATAGTGATCGGTGGACACACGAACACTTTCCTTTATAATGGCATCCAACCGGATTTGGAGGTACCAGAAGGTTTATATCCAACAGAAGTAATACAGAAAAGTGGAAGGAAGGTTTATGTGGTTCAAGCTTACGCTTATACTAAGTATCTCGGCAATCTTACGGTGACCTTCGATGATAAGGGAGAAGTGACTGATATTAATGGCAATCCTGTTCTTGTAGATAGCAGTATTGAACAG gcgaaagatattttaaacgaattagAACAGATGAGAGATGCTATCGATAATATTAGCCTAAGAATACTCGGAAAGACACGAGTCCTTCTCGAAGGAGATAGTAAAGTTTGTAGACTAAGAGAGTGTAACCTGGGCAATTTAATCACAGATAGCATGATTGATTACAATGTTGGTGAATATGCAGACCAATCCAATTGGACGGATGCTGCAATAGCTATTCATAATAGTGGCAGTATCAGAAGTTCTATCACAAGAGGCAATGAAGATAAAGTCACCATGGGTGATGTTCTTAGCGTGCTACCCTTTCATAACACTATCCTAAAAGCTTCAATGACTGGAGAATTGTTATTGTCTGTATTAGAATGGAGCGTTTACAATCTAGACAAGGATAATACTGCTAATCTCTTTGGAGCATTTTTGCAAGTTTCAGGACTTCaa GTGGTCTATGATTTAACTCAACCAAAAAATTCAAGAGTAGTTTCAGTAGAAGTATTGTGTGCATCCTGCGATGTTCCAACATATAACAATCTTGAAAAAAATCGAACTTATAATGTACTTCTGACCGACTTCTTGCAAAGTGGTGGTGATGGATATTCTATGCTAAAGGATCTCAAAACCACATCTCTTG GTGTCACTACATCAAATACATTAATGATGTATTTAGAAAAACATAGTCCTGTACATCCTGCTGTTGAATGGAGAATTACTTACCTCAATAATCATTCACAAGCAGTTTGTACCACTTGCAGTGGTACAAATAGTATATACCACTCAATGggattaacaattttattaccaaTATTCAGCTGGTTGCTAGCAAGATAG